One region of Pseudomonas alvandae genomic DNA includes:
- a CDS encoding SDR family oxidoreductase, translating to MNESVRFEDKVVIVTGAGGGLGRAHALLFARQGAKVLVNDLGGSAQGEGANASAADRVVAEIRQAGGIAEANHDSVTDGDKLVQNALDAFGRVDVVVNNAGILRDKTFHKMDDADWDLVYRVHVEGAYKVTRAAWPHMREQNYGRVIFTASTSGIYGNFGQSNYGMAKLGLYGLTRTLAIEGRKNNIHVNAIAPTGGTRMTEGLIPPQVFEQLKPELVSPLVVYLASEACQETSGLFEVGGGWMGKVRWERSLGAGFDPRKGFSPEDVAAHWQQICDFENAVHPNDNLEALKEMMANLQRYAV from the coding sequence ATGAATGAGTCTGTGCGCTTCGAAGATAAAGTCGTGATCGTCACAGGGGCCGGTGGTGGCCTGGGGCGTGCCCATGCGCTGCTGTTCGCAAGGCAAGGCGCGAAAGTGCTGGTCAACGACCTGGGTGGCTCGGCTCAAGGGGAGGGCGCCAACGCTTCGGCGGCCGACCGGGTGGTCGCCGAAATTCGCCAGGCCGGCGGTATTGCCGAGGCCAATCATGACTCAGTCACCGATGGCGACAAGCTTGTGCAAAATGCCCTCGACGCGTTTGGTCGCGTCGACGTCGTCGTCAATAACGCTGGCATCCTGCGAGACAAGACCTTTCATAAAATGGACGACGCCGACTGGGACCTGGTTTACCGCGTCCATGTCGAAGGGGCTTATAAAGTCACTCGCGCCGCATGGCCGCACATGCGTGAGCAGAATTATGGCCGGGTGATCTTCACCGCCTCCACGTCTGGCATCTACGGCAATTTCGGCCAGTCCAACTACGGGATGGCCAAGCTCGGTCTCTACGGCCTGACACGCACCCTGGCCATCGAAGGCCGCAAGAACAACATCCACGTCAATGCGATCGCTCCCACCGGTGGCACTCGCATGACTGAGGGCCTGATCCCGCCGCAGGTGTTCGAACAACTCAAGCCTGAACTCGTCAGTCCGCTGGTGGTGTACCTGGCCAGTGAAGCCTGCCAGGAAACCTCCGGGTTATTCGAAGTGGGCGGCGGCTGGATGGGCAAGGTGCGCTGGGAGCGCAGCCTCGGCGCCGGGTTCGATCCGCGCAAAGGTTTCTCACCTGAGGATGTCGCCGCCCATTGGCAACAGATTTGCGACTTCGAGAACGCGGTGCACCCGAACGACAATCTCGAAGCCCTGAAAGAAATGATGGCTAACCTGCAGCGCTACGCCGTTTAA
- a CDS encoding N-acetylmuramoyl-L-alanine amidase has product MYINNQSYRSKKSYNSRIRFLVFHYTAGNFESSINTLTGPSVSAHYLIPDFADPGYLKAGFAAPQVFNLVDENQRAWHAGVSSWGNRSNLNDTSIGVEVVNLATDNQGQFTFPPYKAQQIEAIEYLASDILKRYPEISPVNVVGHSDIAAGRKSDPGPMFPWHALYLKGIGAWFDDATQDTFMQMYQANGIPLREQLVGQFKRYGYDTSAATTVVGFQRLVRAFQLHFRPAKHDGVMDIETAANLAALVKKYFP; this is encoded by the coding sequence ATGTACATAAATAACCAAAGCTATCGTTCAAAGAAATCTTATAACAGCCGCATTCGCTTTCTGGTGTTTCATTACACGGCCGGCAACTTTGAGTCTTCGATCAACACGTTGACCGGCCCTTCCGTCAGCGCCCATTACCTCATACCCGACTTCGCCGATCCTGGTTATTTGAAAGCGGGCTTTGCCGCCCCCCAGGTTTTCAATCTGGTCGACGAAAACCAACGCGCCTGGCATGCCGGCGTGAGCAGCTGGGGTAATCGCAGCAACTTGAACGACACGTCGATCGGTGTGGAAGTCGTCAACCTGGCAACTGACAACCAAGGCCAATTTACCTTTCCGCCTTATAAGGCCCAGCAAATCGAGGCCATCGAATACCTGGCATCGGACATTCTCAAGCGATACCCGGAAATCAGTCCGGTCAATGTAGTGGGACATTCGGACATCGCTGCGGGACGAAAGAGCGACCCCGGCCCGATGTTTCCGTGGCACGCGTTGTATCTCAAGGGCATCGGGGCCTGGTTCGATGACGCTACCCAGGATACGTTCATGCAGATGTACCAGGCCAATGGGATCCCCCTTCGGGAACAACTGGTCGGGCAGTTCAAGCGATATGGCTACGACACGTCAGCCGCCACCACGGTTGTAGGCTTCCAGCGACTGGTACGGGCTTTCCAACTGCACTTCCGTCCGGCGAAACATGACGGTGTAATGGACATCGAGACTGCCGCGAACCTGGCCGCCCTGGTGAAGAAGTACTTCCCCTGA
- a CDS encoding DUF1302 domain-containing protein codes for MTTITMRAIFKPQALAVAVALGCCAQAQAVSFNIGEIEGQFDSSLSVGASWGMRDADKDLVGTVNGGTGQSSTGDDGRLNFKKGETFSKIFKGLHDLELKYGDTGVFVRGKYWYDFELKDENREFKDISDSNRKEGAKSSGAQILDAFVYHNYSIADLPGTVRAGKQVVSWGESTFIGNSINSINPVDVSAFRRPGAEIKEGLIPVNMLFASQGLTDKLTIEGFYQLEWDQTVVDNCGTFFGNDVVADGCTSGYTVGSPAIAPFVPLTQAFGQGIQVTDEGVVIGRGADRDARDSGQWGTALRWLGDDTEYGLYFMNYHSRTPTVGTTTAGASTLAALPGMIAIANGIVPGSGAGLAQSVMLGRGGYYLEYPEDIRLYGASFSTTLPTGTAWTGEISYRPNAPVQVNTNDLTLALVNPIAGGAASPIATSAGADNTGYRRKEVTQVQSTLTHFFDQVLGADRLTVVGEAAVVHVGGLESKDKLRYGRDSVYGQYGFNGDTDGFVTSTSWGYRARAILDYSNVIGGVNFKPNVSWSHDVAGYGPNGLFNEGAKAISVGVDADYRNTYTASLSYTDFFGGDYNVLEDRDFLALSFGVNF; via the coding sequence ATGACAACAATAACAATGCGCGCCATCTTCAAGCCGCAGGCGCTGGCCGTCGCGGTGGCCTTGGGTTGCTGTGCCCAGGCGCAGGCCGTTTCTTTCAACATTGGCGAAATCGAGGGCCAGTTCGACTCCTCGCTGTCCGTTGGCGCGAGTTGGGGCATGCGCGATGCCGACAAGGATCTGGTCGGTACGGTCAACGGCGGGACGGGGCAATCCTCCACCGGTGACGATGGACGACTGAACTTCAAGAAGGGCGAGACCTTCTCGAAAATCTTCAAGGGCTTGCACGACCTGGAACTCAAGTACGGCGACACCGGTGTGTTCGTGCGTGGCAAGTATTGGTACGACTTCGAGCTCAAGGATGAAAACCGTGAGTTCAAGGACATCAGCGACAGCAATCGCAAAGAGGGCGCCAAGTCGTCAGGCGCGCAGATTCTCGATGCCTTCGTCTATCACAACTATTCCATCGCCGATTTGCCGGGCACCGTGCGCGCCGGCAAGCAGGTGGTCAGTTGGGGTGAAAGTACTTTCATCGGCAACTCCATCAACAGCATCAACCCGGTGGATGTCTCCGCGTTCCGTCGCCCGGGCGCGGAGATCAAGGAAGGCTTGATCCCGGTGAACATGCTGTTCGCCTCCCAGGGCCTGACCGACAAACTCACCATCGAAGGTTTCTACCAGTTGGAATGGGACCAGACGGTTGTCGACAACTGCGGGACGTTCTTTGGTAACGATGTGGTGGCTGATGGGTGTACCAGTGGGTACACGGTGGGCAGCCCGGCGATTGCGCCGTTCGTGCCGTTGACCCAGGCCTTTGGCCAGGGCATCCAGGTGACTGACGAAGGGGTGGTCATCGGCCGTGGTGCTGACCGCGATGCGCGGGATTCGGGGCAATGGGGCACGGCGTTGCGTTGGCTCGGCGATGACACGGAATACGGTTTGTACTTCATGAATTATCACAGCCGTACGCCGACCGTGGGAACCACGACGGCAGGGGCTTCCACGCTGGCCGCCTTGCCAGGGATGATCGCGATAGCCAACGGGATAGTACCGGGTAGCGGCGCGGGCCTGGCCCAAAGTGTAATGTTGGGTCGCGGTGGCTATTACCTTGAATACCCCGAAGACATCCGCCTCTACGGCGCAAGCTTCTCCACCACACTGCCCACCGGCACCGCGTGGACCGGCGAAATAAGCTACCGTCCCAACGCACCGGTGCAGGTCAACACCAACGACCTGACGCTCGCGTTGGTCAACCCGATCGCGGGGGGCGCCGCTTCACCGATTGCCACTTCTGCCGGCGCCGACAACACCGGCTACCGCCGCAAGGAAGTCACCCAGGTCCAGAGCACCCTGACGCATTTCTTCGACCAGGTCCTGGGCGCCGATCGCCTGACCGTGGTGGGCGAGGCGGCGGTCGTGCATGTCGGTGGCCTGGAATCGAAGGACAAGCTGCGTTATGGCCGCGACTCGGTCTACGGCCAGTACGGCTTCAACGGCGACACCGACGGTTTCGTCACCTCGACGTCCTGGGGCTACCGTGCCCGGGCGATCCTCGACTATTCCAACGTCATCGGCGGGGTGAACTTCAAGCCCAACGTGTCCTGGTCCCATGACGTGGCCGGCTATGGCCCCAACGGCCTGTTCAACGAAGGCGCCAAGGCCATCAGCGTGGGTGTCGATGCCGATTACCGCAACACCTATACCGCCAGCCTGAGCTACACCGATTTCTTCGGCGGCGATTACAACGTTCTCGAAGACCGCGACTTCCTCGCGCTGAGCTTCGGCGTGAACTTCTGA